A genomic segment from Nicotiana sylvestris chromosome 1, ASM39365v2, whole genome shotgun sequence encodes:
- the LOC138877074 gene encoding uncharacterized protein, which produces MAIEDEINESAPRRANVPAAPAIFPTIDHNHPLYLQPTDTPGSSLISLRLTGSDNYALWSRSMRIGLLGKSKLGFVDGLLSTVVYASNAHKVWEDLKERFDKVNGSRVLYLHREIHTLTQGTMNIADYFSKLRDLWDEFDALMPCPGCPCSESKKYAEHFEYHRLLQFLMGLNDSYSQARSQIMMMTPVPSINKAYSLLVDVESQRNLANFTQMMQVTEGNDSTAMYGNKNPNPGTGQFRAQKKTLICDYCNYKGHTRENCYKLIGYPQDFKSNLKMKKKGSNSGTYANHVNTNYSPTMQNAHMQMQFGGL; this is translated from the exons ATGGCTATAGAAGACGAAATAAATGAGAGTGCTCCCAGACGTGCGAATGTACCAGCTGCTCCAGCTATTTTCCCTACGATAGATCATAATCACCCTCTATATCTTCAACCAACAGATACTCCAGGTAGCTCACTCATCTCTCTTCGGTTAACTGGGTCGGATAACTATGCTTTGTGGAGTCGATCTATGAGAATAGGTCTATTAGGTAAAAGCAAACTAGGATTTGTTGATG GTTTGTTAAGCACTGTAGTGTACGCCTCCAATGCTCACAAGGTGTGGGAAGATCTGAAGGAAAGATTTGACAAAGTGAATGGATCTAGGGTTCTGTACTTGCACAGAGAGATCCATACATTAACACAAGGAACAATGAATATAgctgactatttctcaaaattaAGAGATCTATGGGATGAGTTTGATGCACTCATGCCTTGTCCTGGTTGTCCGTGTTCAGAGTCAAAGAAATATGCTGAGCACTTTGAATATCATAGGTTGCTTCAGTTCCTTATGGGACTGAATGACTCTTATTCTCAAGCTCGAAGTCAAATAATGATGATGACACCAGTACCTAGTATCAACAAGGCATATTCTCTCCTTGTGGATGTTGAAAGTCAGAGAAATCTGGCAAACTTCACGCAAATGATGCAAGTAACAGAAGGTAATGACAGCACTGCTATGTAtggcaacaaaaatccaaatcctGGCACTGGACAGTTTAGAGCTCAGAAGAAGACACTGATTTGTGATTATTGTAACTACAAAGGTCATACTAGGGAGAACTGTTATAAACTAATAGGATATCCTCAAGACTTCAAGTCCAACCTTAAGATGAAGAAGAAGGGAAGCAACTCAGGAACATATGCTAATCATGTCAATACCAATTACAGTCCTACTATGCAAAATGCTCATATGCAGATGCAATTTGGAGGTTTGTAG